In the genome of Massilia sp. W12, the window CAATCAAGCCATGCGCCGCCACATGCCGCCGCAGCGTCTGGTAAAACGGCTCGGAATACAGCTTGCCCAGAGCATACGAAGATGGATCAGGAAAATCCACAATCGCAACGTCAAACATCTCTTGCGTTTCCTGCAGCCAGATGGCGGCGTCGGCATTGATCACGCGCGCCTTGGGATTGCTGAGCGAGCCTTGATTCAATTTCGCCAATTCAGGACGCTGACGGAAAGCATTCGTCATGGCCGGATCAAGATCAACCAAGGTGACATGTTCGATATTCGGATAGCGCAATACTTCGCGCAGGGCCAAGCCATCGCCGCCGCCCAAAATCAAAACCCGCTTGGCCCAGGGCGTTTTTTCCAGGGCGGGATGCACCAGCGCTTCGTGGTAGCGGTATTCGTCGCGCGTGGAAAATTGCAAATTGCCATTGATGTACAGCCGGGTGTCATCCTTCCAGCGCGTAATCACCAGGCGTTGATACGGCGTGCTGGTGGAGTAAATCACTTCATCGCCAAACAGGCCGCGCTCGCCCCATTGCACCAGGCGGTCAGAATAGGCAAAGCCGAAGCAGAGCAGCAAAAACACCAGCGCAGCGCGCAAAATCCGTCCTGTCACATTCTGCAGCTCACGGCGGAAAGCGTGGATAGTCCAAATCGCCACCGCCACATTCGCCAAGCCGAATAAAAAGCCGGTGCGCGTCAAGCCGAGTTGCGGCGCCAGCACCAGCGGAAACAGAACCGAGACGGCGAGCGCGCCCAGATAATCAAAAGTGAGCACGCCGCTCACCAGATCATTGAACGCGGTCTGGCGCGCATTCAAGACCCGCATCACGAGCGGAATCTCCATCCCGACCAGCATGCCGATCAAAAACACGCTGACATACAACAAGGTGCGAAAAGGAACCGCCATCCAGGCGTAGGAGAGAAATAAAAACGCGGCGGAACAACCGCCCAGCAAGCCGATCACCAATTCGATATCAATGAAGCGCGCCAGCACCTGCTCTTCTTTGACGAATTTGGAAAAATGCGCGCCCACCCCCATTGCGAACAGATAGCAG includes:
- a CDS encoding polyamine aminopropyltransferase — encoded protein: MTKRILILSVFVVASCGLAYELIAGALASYLLGDSILQFSTIIGCYLFAMGVGAHFSKFVKEEQVLARFIDIELVIGLLGGCSAAFLFLSYAWMAVPFRTLLYVSVFLIGMLVGMEIPLVMRVLNARQTAFNDLVSGVLTFDYLGALAVSVLFPLVLAPQLGLTRTGFLFGLANVAVAIWTIHAFRRELQNVTGRILRAALVFLLLCFGFAYSDRLVQWGERGLFGDEVIYSTSTPYQRLVITRWKDDTRLYINGNLQFSTRDEYRYHEALVHPALEKTPWAKRVLILGGGDGLALREVLRYPNIEHVTLVDLDPAMTNAFRQRPELAKLNQGSLSNPKARVINADAAIWLQETQEMFDVAIVDFPDPSSYALGKLYSEPFYQTLRRHVAAHGLIVVQSTSPFFAPHAYWTIEATLREAGLKTWPYHAYVPSFGEWGFILASPQSNYQPPKSYRLPLRYLNESTTRAMFEFPPDMPHLQMPPNRLNTQSLVREFEQDWRQVLR